The nucleotide window TTCGTTCCTTGTCTAATTTTTGGCACTGTGCTTTAAAGTTTTCTTTGTCGGATATATATTTATCCAAATTTGGTTTTTCATTTAAAAATTCAAGCTCTTTTAAGCTTAAAAGCTTATTTATAATAAAGTCCTCTGCTTTTCTTTGTGCTATTGATTTTCTGCATTTATCACATCTATAGTTCGGACCGTTTTTGAACATTTTCCCTCCGCAGGAACATTCAATAATTCCTGTGAATAAAAATTTATTATCTTTTTTTATTACTCTTTGCTTAAAGAGCATTTGTCTTTGAACTTCTTCAAAAACTTCTTTATCTATGATTGCGGGATGATTTCCTTTAAAAATTTTAGCTTCCTTATTTATTTTTACTATCCCGGTATTTATGTTATTTTCTTTTTTTCCATACATTAGATTTCCAATATAAAATTCATTTTGCAAGATCCATTTAATTGACGAAATATGACGATTAAATATTTTTGCTGTTTCACTTAGACTTTTTGTTTCAAGATAAGTATTAAATATACTTATTACATCTTCTGATGTGTCTATATCAACTACTATATTTCCGTTTCCATCTTTTTTATATCCAATAGGAATAGTTCCGCCTTGCCATATCCCTGCTTTTGCCCTTGCCCACTTGTTAGATTTTACCCTCATAGATATTTGTTTTCTTTCGTAGTCAGCAAGGACTGCAAAAATTTGAAAGAATAACATACCTGTGGGAGTTGTAGTGTTTATCTCACTTTGAGATATTGAAACAAATTTAATGTCACTTTTTTGTAATTCAAGGACAAAATTTAGCATTGTTAGAGTAATACGGGATATACGGGAACTTTCATAAACAACTAATACATCAAATGATTTCTTTTTAATTTCCTGCTGTAGCTTTAAAAATCCTTCCCTGTTATCATTTCCTCCGCTTTCAACATCTTGTATTATTTCTTTTAATTTGTAGTTGTTATATTCGCAAAATTCTTTGCATTTCTGAATTTGGAACTCGAGAGACCGACCTTCTTCTTGCATTTCGGTCGATACTCTCGCATAAACAATAGCTTTCATTTATTAAGCCGCTCCTCTTTTTCTCTGATTTGCTTTTATTTTTAAAAGTATTTTTAGTATTTGTTCTTTATTTTTCATTCTCAATCAACTCCATTAATTCGGGATTTTCAAAAATATTACCGATAACCTCAAAATCTTCTTTTTTGAAATCAAAATGGAAAATATAGATATAGTCATCTTTGTTGATTAATTCGCCTACAAAAGCACCGTTCTTAAATTTAACGATTGCTTTTTCAATTTTGCTCGAAGTTAAATTAATTAAAACTATATCCCCCTCGTATATCTCAACACCATTTTTGTCTTTAAGTCCTGTGTATTGCATTATTTCATAAGGGTCTTTGTAGAAAAAAGTTAATTTGTTGTTCCTGAATACATATAACTCACCTCTTGGGTTGATTAAATAATCTAATTCTTTTTCAACAAATCTTTTCAAATCATAATCCCAAATTCTAAATTTAATCTCTCTCATTTTCTTTCTCTCCTAAAATCCATTTTAAAGTTTTTATTTGATTTAATAAATTTTTGTTGTGATTGTCTATTTCTTCAACATCACTGCACCAAGTATCTAAATTGTTTTCTAATTCTTTTATTTTATCTTTTATTTCCTGTTCTGTTTTCATTTTTCTTCCTCCGTTCTCTCAATTAATCCTGTTTTTATTCCTCAAATGGATTTTTTGCTGTATCTCCAAATAATTCATTTTCTAAATTATCGTCTTCAGTTACTATTTCGGCTTCTTGAACTTCACTTGTAGGTTGTTCTTGTGGAGTTTCATCAATTTTAGATAAATCAATGCCTGTTTCTTCAGCTTCGTACATTCCTTCAAGTTCTTCAATAAAGGCTTCTCTTAATGCTTGAGCTTTAGCAACTTTAGTTATCATTGTAACTGGTCTATTTGCCCAGTTTGTATTAGGAGTTCCGTCACTTTTAGTTTGAATATATTCATCAAGATTTACTTCGACCGTAACTGGATTTTTCCAGTTTTTACGATATACACTACACCAAGCACCAATTAATTTCTCTTGGTCTTTTAAGTAAATAGTTCCTTCTCTTCTTTCTAATTTTCCAGTTTCATTTTTCAAAACATATATCCCTACAGTTTTTCCATCATATTCTTTATGCTGTATGGCTCTTTTTTCAAGAGCGTCCCTTGAAACTACCATTGTGGCTGGTTGTGTTCCATACTTAATCAAATATACTTCTTTCGTAAACGGATTGAGTTTTCTTGCTTTACACAGGTGCATAAAATAAACTATTTCTTGGTCCGTTAATTTATCAGCCTGTCCGTTTACAAGGTAGTTCTTTACTATCGCAGGACTTAATTTTATTTCTTCATTACCTACGTTGAAAATCATTAATTTGTTATCTTTCTTATTTTTTTCATCTGCTATTCTACTCATTATTATTCATCTCCCAATTCAATATTTTCTTTTAATTCTGATTTTATTCCGTATATTTCAGATACTCTTTTTAATTCTTTCAAAAATGATAATGAAGCTCTCGGAAATCTTATTGTAGTATCGAAGTATTTTTCATTTTTTTCGATTTTTGGATCCGAAGCTACATAAGTTTTTTGAGTTTGCTGTATAGCTTCTTGTTTCTCCTGTTCTTTTTTAGCTTCTAATTCCGCCAAAGCTTTTTGTTTATCCTCTTCGGCTTTTATTCTCATATTTTCTTCCGTAGTCTTAATTTCGTTCTTTTTATCAACTAACTTTTTCATTATGTTATCATACTCTTCAAGCACTAAATACTGCACATCTTCAAATTTGAGCTTATTTTCTATTTCTTCGTTGACTGCTATTAATTGAGAAGTTATAAAGTTGTATCTTTTATTCCAGTATTCAAACTGTTCCTTTATTTCTTCCTCGATTTTTTTAATCGTCATAGTTTTGTTTTTCCATTTATCCCCTATGACGAAATATCTTTCGAGGAGTTTATTTTCTCCGAATATTTTATTTTTAAATTCCCCTATTTCTTCCAGTTTCTTTTGCCATTCTTCCTCTTCAAACTTCTTGATTTGCTCTCCTATATTGTTTGATAATGCTTTTGTATCTTTTTCAGCAGTCTTAAGAGTATCTATTATACTTTTTATGTCTGCCATTCCATCTTTTTCTATTTTTTTTCTTACTTCCAATATATTTTTTTCAAGCTTATTAAGTTTAGTTCTTTCTTCTGTTGCCATTTTAACTTCATCAGCTGTAAAAACTATATTCTGATACTTTTCTTTAACTTCTGCCATATATTTTTCGACTTCCTCGATATTCATTTGAACTAC belongs to Pseudoleptotrichia goodfellowii and includes:
- the bet gene encoding phage recombination protein Bet, with translation MSRIADEKNKKDNKLMIFNVGNEEIKLSPAIVKNYLVNGQADKLTDQEIVYFMHLCKARKLNPFTKEVYLIKYGTQPATMVVSRDALEKRAIQHKEYDGKTVGIYVLKNETGKLERREGTIYLKDQEKLIGAWCSVYRKNWKNPVTVEVNLDEYIQTKSDGTPNTNWANRPVTMITKVAKAQALREAFIEELEGMYEAEETGIDLSKIDETPQEQPTSEVQEAEIVTEDDNLENELFGDTAKNPFEE
- a CDS encoding YopX family protein produces the protein MREIKFRIWDYDLKRFVEKELDYLINPRGELYVFRNNKLTFFYKDPYEIMQYTGLKDKNGVEIYEGDIVLINLTSSKIEKAIVKFKNGAFVGELINKDDYIYIFHFDFKKEDFEVIGNIFENPELMELIENEK
- a CDS encoding recombinase family protein, producing MKAIVYARVSTEMQEEGRSLEFQIQKCKEFCEYNNYKLKEIIQDVESGGNDNREGFLKLQQEIKKKSFDVLVVYESSRISRITLTMLNFVLELQKSDIKFVSISQSEINTTTPTGMLFFQIFAVLADYERKQISMRVKSNKWARAKAGIWQGGTIPIGYKKDGNGNIVVDIDTSEDVISIFNTYLETKSLSETAKIFNRHISSIKWILQNEFYIGNLMYGKKENNINTGIVKINKEAKIFKGNHPAIIDKEVFEEVQRQMLFKQRVIKKDNKFLFTGIIECSCGGKMFKNGPNYRCDKCRKSIAQRKAEDFIINKLLSLKELEFLNEKPNLDKYISDKENFKAQCQKLDKERNKYIELYSKELITESELKTKLEELKTRKEFFETSLQDVERIINEKTISEKELDNIKILKEVLENMDDTDRYDLFTMFRLLIKKIKIKKYQPIEILIILN
- a CDS encoding DUF1351 domain-containing protein; the protein is MELVIKSITPAVVQMNIEEVEKYMAEVKEKYQNIVFTADEVKMATEERTKLNKLEKNILEVRKKIEKDGMADIKSIIDTLKTAEKDTKALSNNIGEQIKKFEEEEWQKKLEEIGEFKNKIFGENKLLERYFVIGDKWKNKTMTIKKIEEEIKEQFEYWNKRYNFITSQLIAVNEEIENKLKFEDVQYLVLEEYDNIMKKLVDKKNEIKTTEENMRIKAEEDKQKALAELEAKKEQEKQEAIQQTQKTYVASDPKIEKNEKYFDTTIRFPRASLSFLKELKRVSEIYGIKSELKENIELGDE